In the Glycine max cultivar Williams 82 chromosome 19, Glycine_max_v4.0, whole genome shotgun sequence genome, ACACCATCATAAAAGGTAACACAAGACGCTCTAAATAGTGTTACACTCCCTGCGAGGGACGGAGAGAAAAACGAAGAGTGAGTCACCGTTCCGTGTTCCCGCCGAGTCGGTATAAACGAGTGAGCGAGTCACAACTCACCGCGCTGCATGGACCCTCTAGAAGCTTTGGTCGCCCAAATCCAAGGGCTTTCGAGCACTCCCGGCGACCTCACTCGCCTCCACAGTGTTCTGAAGCAAGCCGATGACTCGCTCCGATCCGAGTCAACTCGCCTCGCTCCGATTCTCACCCAGCTCGACCCCTCCATTCATTCCCTCGGGTTTCTCTACATCCTGTATGTATAAAATTTGCGAAATAATGATAATAAGCGTTTTTTTTCCGATGCTCTAAACCCTAGTTGTTGAACCCtagaatattgtttttttatgttgcgagatttttattcttattcttgTTTTGATTGCAGAGAAGCTTCAATGACCGATCCGGTAACCAAAACGCAGGCTGAGACCGTCGTTCCGATCGTTACTAGGTTTATTGGCGCTTGCAGCCCGGAGCAGATTCGCTTAGCGCCTGATAAATGTATGAGAATTTGAGATATGAGATTTGAATATTCTGTGTTGCTTAAATCATTGCTTATAGACCAAGGCTTTTGAATTGTGGTCACTTTCATGCTCGAATTGTGGGATGTTGCTGCCTAAATTGCGGTCATGGACAGCTTTTTAAAATCTGGTTGCTTATAGAtgagttaaataaataataaattgtgtattgaaattattttgattgGTTGTGAGATATTTATTGTTTGgttaattattgttatataaGAAAAGGAGAGATGCTATTGTTGGTTGACAAAGAGGGAAATTTTTTTAGTGAGTTGTGATGGTTCAATTGGAGGGAGAAGAAAGGGACGGTTGAAGGCTGAGGAGATTTCAATTTGGCGTTGATGCTTCTTGGTTTTGGTTTGTTTGATGCTTCTTGATTTTCGTTTGTTTAATGCTTCTTGGTTTTGGTTTGTTTGATGCTTCTTGATTTTCGTTTGTTTAATGCTTCTTGGTTTTcgttggtttaattttttttttctggaattTTGTAGTTTTGTCTGTGTGTAGGAGGTTGAAGgatcaaagggagaagggatTTTAATTTGGTGTGGATGTTTCTCAGTTTTTGATTGAGTaactatgtttttattttttttggaattttgtaGTTTTATCTGTCTGTAAGAGGTTAAAGGATCAAGTGATGCTGCTGGAAGCTCCGATACGGGGTGTGGCTCCTTTGTTCACTGCTCTTCGGAAACTTCAGGTCTCCACAGAACACTTGACTCCACTACACTCAGAGTTTCTTCTGCTGTGCTTGTTGGCAAAGTGCTACAAAACTGGTCTATCCATTTTGGATGATGATGTTTTTGAAGTAGACCAACCACGAGACCTTTTTCTCTACTGTTATTATGGGTGCGCtgctttcttcctttctttccttcacAGTTTGTCCATATTTTAGTATTGCCTTTTAGTTGATGGAATGTACTGCAATTTGTTCAACATTGTAATATtggatttttcttatttctattaAATATGCTGTAGGTTGTGTTGTGTTACTTACAGTAGTGTTGTGCTTGTAGGATTTTCCTATGCCATTTCACTTGGGAGTTGGGAGGGgaagaaatcaaaagaaaatggaaggGGAGGGAAGTGgatagaaatttaattaataagtttCCTTGCTTTTATTTGGATGTTTAAAGTCCTCCAAATTGGTCGAATTTTAAAATGTTCACAACAGTGTTGTTAAATAGTGGCCATGGCAGATGGCCTGGTGAATTTTTTGCCAACTGCCATAGGGGATGCCCGGTATGGAGGTGTCATAAGGCGCGTGTTTATATGGTGGAGTTTTGGCCTTTTGCCATGTTCAGCCATCTGCCATTGATAACACTAGTTCACAAAATTAgtggggtggggggggggggtatatGACAAGTTATTTTCTTTccctcattttaaaaaatttaaacaagggAGCAATTTGCTTTAAGGGTCTGTTTGGGTAAGCTTCTCTAGAAGTACttctaggagaagaaaataaggaaaTGAGCTTCTCCATAAGCTAATTTGTAGATGTCCTttcatcttttatcttttagagAAGCTATATGAGAAAGCTTCTACAAATTAGCTAATGGAGAACTCATTTTAGCTTATGGAGAagctcattttctttttctcttcttattttttcctcttagaagtgcTTTTAGAAAAATGCATCCAAACAGGCCTTAAATCTTCCCTCCTAAATCTGTGTTATGACCCATTAAAAGAGAATGCAGAATTTAATGAGGAAACCAGTAGCAGACCCAAATTAATAATGTAGCAAAGCTGAAATAATACTGTATCTCAAGAGTCTACAACTTCCCCAAGCCCATCACTTCTCTGAGGGAGATAACCCTGTTTCCCAATACTGCACCGCATAAGGAAAAAGTGCTAGATGAATCCACTCTCTAACCCTTACTCTGTTGTATATTTTCCTATTATAACAGAATCATAACCTCATGCTTCCCGTCACTTCATAACTTCATTCCCAAATTACCCTCTTCTAATTAACTCATCACTCCACTCATCTCTCCCCTACGTGTGTAAACTCTCCAAATCCTGGGATTTTGTCCTTGCTCAGTATCATCATCTCATTTCCTTAATCCTGGACCTCATAAATTTCTCATCCAAGAATTGCTTTACAAATTGCCTCTTAAATGTttcaaattatgattattacTGCTTATATGATACCCAACAAACCTTAGGGGAGTGAATCACACCACAAAAAGCTACCCATTGTGGTGGAAAAAAGCCCAATGTCATATATATCATATGGCAAAATTCTATATTTCTCATGAAGGACTCAACTCCCATTCCTTGCAATTTGGGGCCCTAATATTCTATTTGCTCCACAGCCTGTGTCCGCATGTGTTGGCTGTGCATGAGCACTTATGACTATTCACTAGTGAACAGTGCAATGTTGGTGTCACCACCTGTACTGCTTCTGGCTAAGAGACATGGTGGTAGGCTCTAATACCAAATTGTTAGGTATCTTGAAAATGATCTATAATAGCACTGTAACAACTATTAAACGAGAAGACTGCAGGTGCTCCTAGGGACCTTCTTCCTCCTGCTCAAAAGCCTCTCTCTTTTTTGCCTACCCCCTCTCTGTTGCCTTTACTTCCAGTTATAACCTCCCTTCAACTGAATTATCCTCTGGCTCTTCCTATCTTGACAAAGTGTCCAATCTGTATGCTCCTATCTCTGAACACATAACTTGTGCATCCCACATTATTCCTTTTAGAAAACCTTTCTTATGTTTTATGATTCTCATCAGTGATGTTAAATAGCCATTATAGCAATATTGCATTGTGGAATTCCTTGGATGTGCTATTGTGACTCCGTCCACAAATGTGGCTGCTGTGGATGTCATGGCTGCGGTATGTGTCTTGCATCCTCTTGTCGTCTCTGGCGAGTCTCCagccaattaaattaaaatgcacatgGACCAGAATAATGAGTGATTTGAATACTTGTTAGCATTTAATGATTTTAGATTGTGCTTCTGGTCATGATCTATTGGTGAAGAATTTGAATTGTCTCTGACTTCTAACCTTCTATCAGAGGTATGATATGCATTGGACAGAAGCACTTTCAGAAGGCATTGGACCTCCTGCATAATGTTAGTGATCTACATACAACTATACTTGTATTGATTATGGTTTTTTCATATTTGCCTTTTGGTTCAGCATTTGTTGTAGCTTATTGGTTGTATATTCCAGGTTGTAACTGCTCCCATGTCTACCATAAATGCTATAGCTGTTGAAGCTTACAAAAAGTATATATTGGTTTCTCTCATTCGTCATGGACAGGTAAGCCTCTATTCTCTCCTGCCTCTATACTTGTCATGGCTTAATGAAggtattaaatcaaaattttgcttatatataatattaatgggttttttttatcccaaaaattaaatataaaaaagtgataAATAGTCTCATTTATTTAGAGATTGTGGCTTTTATGATTCCTAATGCACAGTATATTGTCAGAAGACAAAACCTTTATCTATAGGATTTTGCTCATTTTGACCAATTTAACTTTAACCTTTATTTTATGAAGTGCTATATTTGTAGTTTATCAGCTGACCTTGCCATGTGTTTGGTGCCAGTTCTCAACCAGTCTTCCTAAGTATTCTTCTTCGACTGCTCAAAGGAACCTGAAGAACTTTTGTCAGGTATGACTTTAGTTCAGCTGAGGTTAGAAAAGATGGGAAGCCTTTGACCTTTTTTCGAACAAAATACTTATGTTGATTCTCTTTTGTTTGCAAGATTGATAGGAAATAGGAATAACTCCTATCTAAAGTGAGAGTGTGCACATAATGAAAATTAGAAGAGATACTATATTGTAGTGGAGAGAAATAGGAAGAGATACAGATATAATGTGCTGAAATAGTCAGAGCAACCCTTGATCCCTGTTAAGGAAGAATTTTCCCTAACCCCCTCACTCTTTAATATCTCTATTTAACAGAATACACAGACCTGTTCCCCCTCTCATCTAACTCAGGGACATTTTAGTAATAGACCAAGCTTTAGTAGCCACTGGATTTAATGAATCATGGTCTGCTGGGTAGTTGGATCCAGATTCTTATCGGTACCACCTTCCTGAGAAGTTGCCTTGTCCTCAAGGCAGAAATAAAGAAATTGACATTAGGTATTGCTATCTTCTTCCCAAGCTTCTATGGGTTTGGACTTCCACTGGAAAACCATTTAGAGAATGCATCTATTGTTTGTGTAATTCCCTAGTTGTCAAAGTATTTTCTGGTCCAACTGGAGTAGAGTTGTTTACCTCCAATCCAGAAGGAAGGACAGTGTTCAACTTGCTGTTTTAGAAGTTACTATTGTAAGACTGCTTCTAACTTACCCTGCTGTTTGGCATCCAGTTCCTTGAAGATCATAGAAGGGTCATTCAGCCTAGCCATTTGCTATGTACCTTCTTGTTCCCCTTCCTCGTACCCCTTTTGTAAGACAATGATATGATTAGTGCCACTAAGGCACTAACCCTGTATCCTTTTAGGTTAAATGAATCATGGTCTGCTGCTAGTTGGATCTATATTCCTATCAGATAATTTTGAGCATGCTGTTACATTATGGCATTGCAAGGAAAATGATTCTCTCGTGCTTGAAGTTCTTttccatttaatttattttttgccaGTGTTGTAATCTGATGCTAGTTCtacttttatttacttttttttttttttgggttctctGACTTCATTTTAGGCAATCCCCAACCCCCTCTCCTGACTTCTATTAAAGGCAATGGCAGTTGATTTAGTTTAGACTTAGTTTTCAATGTTGTACTTTACTTTCTTCAACTAGATTTTTGTTTGTGATCCGAACATGTGTTCTAAATGTATGTTGGAGAGGTCTTAGTTTATCTATCCTCTTTTTCTGGAGACTGGACATCTTCTGACCTTCATATGATTTTGCAATATGTTCCAATGAGTAGCCTCTACTCTACCACACAATATGTTTGCTTTAGTTTTTCTTCTCAGTAACTGCACTGCAATTGATGGTTTCCCTGTTTATTCTTATTCATAGATTTGTTTAGAATTACTTTCTTGTACCATCAACTCAAATGGAATACCTTGTTGTCTGTGGTTGCTTGATTTCTTTGAAGCACATTGCTGAATTTCGTTTGACTTGTCTTCCAAGCATATATTTTGAACTTCATGTTAACCTTAAACTTTTTTCCACATTTGAGCAGCCTTACGTCGAATTGGCTAATAGTTATGGCACTGGACAAATTGAAGAACTAGAGGCATATGCCAGGGCAAATGCAGAGAAGTTTGAATCTGTACGATCTTTCACATACTTGTCCTTTCATTTGAAGCATCGGCCATTTTGACTAGAAGCCTAACTCTTCACTGTTTAATTTCCGGTTCTTATGTGGTTACTTAATAAGATTTCTCTGAAATTGTTTGTCTATGCGACAGGCTGataatttatgtgaaattttCTGTTTCAGGACAACAACCTTGGACTGGTTAATCAGGTTGTATCATCCATGTATAAGCGGAATATTCAGAGATTGACCCAGACATACTTGACCCTTTCTCTCCATGATATAGCCAGCACAGTGCAGTTAAATAGCCCCAAAGAAGCTGAAATGCATGTGCTACAAATGGTGGTCCTCCAACTGATATATTTGTCATTTTCAGTTAGCATTAACATTTTACCACTAATTGTAACATACTCCTGACCTACAGATTCAGGATGGCGAAATATATGCAACTATCAACCAGAAGGATGGAATGGTGAGATTCTTGGAGGATCCTGAACAGTATAAAACCTGTGAAATGATTGAACATATTGATTCATCAATCCAAAGGTATGCTTTtggtatattttatattaagctCATTTAGCCCAATAACTTTCCTGAAGTGTCTTGTAAGACAATTATGTTTAACCTGAAAAtcttgaaatgaaaatttttcagttttaatacttttaatgCTTAATTTGATAGTGATCTGTGTCTATATTATATGTCCTTCCTCTTGTACtgaaagcaatttttttttttctcaattaatgTCCAGAATAATGGCACTCTCAAGGAAACTTACTGCGACAGACGAACAAATTTCATGCGATCAGTTGTATTTGTCTAAGGTGTGCTTAACTGTTTCATCCTTTTATCTATAAACttctatataaaatattataactaaCAAGAGTGAATGTATACTCAGGCTGGAAGAGAGAGACAAAGATATGACTTTGATGACTTTGACGTTCCACAAAAGTTCAACATTTAAGGGGCTAGGAATGATGGAAGTAGATCTGGTTATGGTCCATCACCCGTTTCCTTTATCTTTTGTTATTCCTGGTTCTGAGAGTGGGGGAGTGTTTTATTTCAGTCCCAAATGGAAGAGTGCTTGTTCTGAGGATGTTGAATTGTCTCAACTTATTAACTATATAAAATCTATAACTGATtctttgcacatttaattatgTATGCTCTATTGACCAAGCATAGTGCAGTAATGTTGAGGTCTCAAGGAAAATATCCTCTGTTCTCGTTTTACGTTGAAACGATCGGAGTTTACTTATCCCATGTTTGGTTTAATGTTTCACCATAGTGGATCCGCTTCACTTTAAAAGCAGCACAGTATGCTCGACTTGGACGTCCATCCATACACGTACTTAAATCCCGTGGCATGAAGCTAGCAGCTTTGGCGATTGATGGAGCATTTCTGAAGTAAATAATGAACGTtcataagttttttatttttttgaaaataaagttatcgtgtaacattaaattttagttcttatacttgaggttaattttcaatttaattcttataaaaaattattagtgtaTTTGGATGGAGTAATTCGGCaggagaatttaattttttagggaatttaaaatgattgaaGGTAAACATAACTTTATTGGATAGAATATTTAAAAGggaatagaaattttgttatttttatgaataattttgattaattaaataatgggattttaatttctcttaaaaaaattaaagaatttaaatttattttttcactgaATTTTATCCATGTTCTCGCTTGTGACTCTCTTTACGCTTGTAATTAGGGGTAATCAAGGTTTTTATGGTCAATATTAACACGAGTTTTTCATTAACGTCGATCAAGGTTTTTCAATTAGGATATTTTTGTATGAAATTGTCTAAGGTTATCTTTTCATCGATGTCAATTAGATTATTTTGGTCAACATCGATTAgagttattttttagttgacACTTGTTAAGGTTTTTTAGTCGATGTCAGGTAGGATTTTTTGGTTGACATCAACTAGGATTTTTTAGTCGACGTCGGCcaagattatttttttgccGATGTTGACTAAGATTTTTTTGGTCGATGTTGGATAGATTTCTTTAGCTGATGTCGGCTAAGGTTTTTAGGTTGACGTCAACTAGGTTTTATGGTCGACATTGGCCAAGGCTATTTTGTAGTCAAcgccaaatgattttttttgtcaactatttttttttttacttacatcAGCTAGAATTTTGGACCGACATCAACTAGAGTTATTTTTTAGCTAACATTGACCAAGGTTATTTTATAGTCGATGTTGACAAGGTTTTTTTGGCCAAATTGGCCAGGGTTACTTTTTTGTCAACATCGACTAGGGATTTTTTGATCGACGTTGGCCAAAAAAATCTAACTGACACCAGCTAAAAAATTCCTAAATGACATTGGTTGTAGCCAACATCGATTGAAAAATAACTCCGTCCGACATCAACTAGAAAATATTCTCGACATACTTTGGCAAAATAAACCGTAGGCAACTTCTATCGAAAAATAATCCTAGTTGATGTTAGCCTAAAACAATCATTGGATGTGGTTGATTGAAAAAGCCTTGgccaaaattattaatttttctattttaattaaacatttaaaaattatattttttatatgaagtttAATATTAGAATTTCATCtgtttaaaatatagaaaaaaaattacatgtggaggaaattgaattgtcttatccaaacaaagaatttcaaatttaagaaatttgaattaatttattccaataaataatttaaaaaataaaagaaattaaaatcaaaacaaatcaaatttccaacatttcaaatttgttaaaaatttgaaaatacacATTAATTCTTACcgaaaagataatttattttgccCTCGGATCAATACTAAACGGGCCAAAACAGAATGCATAAGACAAGGAGACCACCACAAAGAGATAGGAATGAAAACCTAAATGTGTCTAGTTTTAATATAGTAAGATCCCTCCTATTTGGatcttgaaattcttttttaatttacattgtaattgaaaaattaatgtcTAGCCCAAAATAAATTGTAGTTACTAAGCTACAAGACTTTATGATTGGAAAACTTATGTcatcacaaaagaaaaaaaaggataaattatagcttgtcaaattataattttgttcttataatttttcatgTGCAATTTTGGTctttattttttggtgattttaatCCCATATTTTAAAACGTGCAATTTTGgtccaattttaatttaacacacctttattttttatttgtacatTTGAATCAATAAGTTATTTCTTGATGATACTttaaatgaaaatgttaaatttaagattcaattgaaccaaaataaattgagaatttgatcaaaattataatttttctaaaatccGAACTAAATTTACAGGggaaaaaaagatcaaaatcacaatttagtcaaacaaaaattatgCCTTTGTATATAGCATAGGTTTATATCTATGGATACATTTGATACATGTTATGGTACAAGAGAGGAGAACAACataatattcatattcaagtttaCAGGACAACTTTTTTATCCTATACATGATTTTATGAACAATGAacggtagaaaaaaattatattattagtagAGCATCACATAGCCTACACCATCTTAATTCATTCAATCCTTCACCCCTTTACTACATTCTATTTTGACACGGGTAAATTCTCAAACATCACAAGTGTGTTGCCCCATGCATTGCTGGGAGTGGCAGTTTAAAGGAGGAGaacattttgttttttggaAGTATGAAGACCTTTTTTACACTGTAGATTAGTATCGTTATACTCCAATAAACAGTGAACCTCTCACGCACAACAGTGAATATCACAAATGAATTCTCCATGCATACAAGATGTTTTGTATCCTTAGAGCTTTATTGTATGGCGGAttcgaaagagaaaaaaaaatcagtaaagGAGGAAACCACATCTTGCaaggagggagaaggaagacagTTACTAAGATGTTATGAAGAAGGAGTAAAGTACCAAATTAGTCCCTTACTTTTGGAGGCGCAGTCAATTTGTTCactgagatttaaaaaatattaaaatgatcatTGACTTTACATTCCGTTTGTCACATTAGTCTCTGCCGTTAGTAGTCTCCTAACATCGTTAGTAaatgttgaaatataaacttgatttgggcctaaattaattatttggttccttggacttagttattttgggcttaagtaattatgggtcatgtttctaaaaaattcttgtagtgtttggagtgtctagatatttcttatggttgtaatattctctagaatactctttggatctctagagttgagaactctctagaattagtgtgtctagagttctccttagagtggtataaatagagatgtaatcctacacatttgtatcaagcaaaaatacaaagttctctcctccataaagaattctccttcctatcaagtttctattcaaagtctccaatattcctaaacacttttcctaaacataaaaagccttatttccaacaaagtggtatcagagcttcaagaTCCTCAAAAGATGGCGAATGGAGGTTTTCCTTTCCAAATGCCGATGCTCACAAAGAACAACTATGATAATTGGAGTATCAAGATGAAGGCACTACTAGGAGCTCAAGATGTGTGGGATATCGTAGAGAATGGCTTCGAGGAGCAAGATGAAGCCTCGCTAAGCCAAGGTGTAAAGGAGACGTTGAAGGAGtcaagaaagagagacaagaAAGCTCTCTTTCTCATTTATCAATCGGTGGATGAAGATACATTTGAGAAGATATCCAACGCAACGACGGCCAAAGAAGCATGTGATAAGCTTCAAACTTGCAACAAAGGAGTTGAGCAGGTAAAAAAGATTCGTCTTCAAACTCTTAGAGGTGACTTTGAGCGTTTGTTTATGGAGGAGTCCGAGTcaatttctgattatttttctCGAGTATTGGCCGTAGTCAATtaacttaaaagaaatggtgaagatgttgatgaggtgaaggtcatggaaaaaatacttcgaactttaaatccaagttttgacttcattgttaccaacattgaagaaaacaaggatttaAAGACCATGACTATTGAGCAACTCATGGGTTCCTTACAAGCAtacgaagaaaaacaaaagagaaaaattaaacaaaaggagGCTACGGAGCAACTACTACAACTCAACGTAAAGGAAGCAAACTATGCAAATTACAAGAGCCAAAGAGGACGAGGTCGCGGCCAAGATCGTGGACGTGGACGAGGACatggaggagaaggaagaggTGGTTACAACAACCACtccaacaaattcaacaatggagaaAGAAGTTGGAATCCACAAGTAACAAGAGGTCGTGGAAGAGGAAATTCATGGTCGAGGTATGACAAATCACAAATCAAGTGcttcaattgcaacaagattggTCACTACGCATCCGAGTGTAGATTCTCGAAGAAGGTTGAAGAGAAAGCTAACTTTGTAGAAGAAAAAGGCGGAGAAGAAGAAACTTTGCTACTCACGTgccaaaacaaatttgaagagaaaagaaacaagtggtACCTCGACACCGGCGCAAGCAACCACATGTGCGGCGATCAAAGCATGTTCGTGGAGATCAATGAAGCGGCAACTAGCGATGTCTCATTTGGAGACGACTCAAAGATACCAGTCAAAGGCAAAGGTAAAATTCTCATACGTTTGAAGAATGGGAGTCATCAATTCATATCCAATGTCTACTATGTGCCTAAcatgaagaataatattttgagcTTGGGACAATTATTAGAGAAAGGCTATGACATCCACTTGAAAGAACATAGTTTTTTCTTAAGAGATTGTAGACATAACTTGATTGCTAAGGTGCCTATGTCAAAGAATAGAATGTTCCTCTTGAACATTCAAAATGATGTGGCAAAGTGT is a window encoding:
- the LOC100800241 gene encoding COP9 signalosome complex subunit 3 isoform X2, with product MDPLEALVAQIQGLSSTPGDLTRLHSVLKQADDSLRSESTRLAPILTQLDPSIHSLGFLYILEASMTDPVTKTQAETVVPIVTRFIGACSPEQIRLAPDKFLSVCKRLKDQVMLLEAPIRGVAPLFTALRKLQVSTEHLTPLHSEFLLLCLLAKCYKTGLSILDDDVFEVDQPRDLFLYCYYGGMICIGQKHFQKALDLLHNVVTAPMSTINAIAVEAYKKYILVSLIRHGQFSTSLPKYSSSTAQRNLKNFCQPYVELANSYGTGQIEELEAYARANAEKFESDNNLGLVNQVVSSMYKRNIQRLTQTYLTLSLHDIASTVQLNSPKEAEMHVLQMIQDGEIYATINQKDGMVRFLEDPEQYKTCEMIEHIDSSIQRIMALSRKLTATDEQISCDQLYLSKAGRERQRYDFDDFDVPQKFNI
- the LOC100800241 gene encoding COP9 signalosome complex subunit 3 isoform X1 yields the protein MDPLEALVAQIQGLSSTPGDLTRLHSVLKQADDSLRSESTRLAPILTQLDPSIHSLGFLYILEASMTDPVTKTQAETVVPIVTRFIGACSPEQIRLAPDKFLSVCKRLKDQVMLLEAPIRGVAPLFTALRKLQVSTEHLTPLHSEFLLLCLLAKCYKTGLSILDDDVFEVDQPRDLFLYCYYGGMICIGQKHFQKALDLLHNLIGCIFQVVTAPMSTINAIAVEAYKKYILVSLIRHGQFSTSLPKYSSSTAQRNLKNFCQPYVELANSYGTGQIEELEAYARANAEKFESDNNLGLVNQVVSSMYKRNIQRLTQTYLTLSLHDIASTVQLNSPKEAEMHVLQMIQDGEIYATINQKDGMVRFLEDPEQYKTCEMIEHIDSSIQRIMALSRKLTATDEQISCDQLYLSKAGRERQRYDFDDFDVPQKFNI